A window of the Radiobacillus deserti genome harbors these coding sequences:
- a CDS encoding SGNH/GDSL hydrolase family protein, producing the protein MLSTRQWIWRFLIILVCFVVPLPVHASSAPLVYVPIGDSIAEGWHATSENKSYIDVFTALIEKKGMNVVTKPGIRMAGEGLKTAAFPNLPTIIRSKPDLVTIEFGTNDSMKTKDTYAPPEQFKMLLWQLVEHLQNSPTHPTILLVTTWNRGKHSTVYDQIIIDIGNAKNIPVANIQSVWKNRTDTKGPSGKQTFNGTSDQWHPNNKGHQEIANIMYKAIQSYLK; encoded by the coding sequence TTGCTTTCAACACGACAATGGATTTGGCGCTTCTTAATCATACTGGTTTGTTTTGTCGTGCCGCTTCCCGTACACGCATCCTCTGCGCCCCTTGTATATGTACCAATTGGAGATAGTATTGCGGAGGGATGGCATGCCACAAGTGAAAATAAATCATACATTGATGTGTTTACCGCTTTAATAGAAAAAAAAGGCATGAACGTCGTTACAAAACCAGGTATTCGGATGGCAGGCGAAGGCTTGAAAACGGCCGCCTTTCCAAACCTTCCGACCATTATTAGATCTAAACCTGACTTGGTCACCATCGAATTTGGCACAAACGATAGTATGAAAACGAAGGATACTTATGCACCACCTGAGCAATTTAAAATGCTTTTGTGGCAGCTTGTAGAGCATTTACAAAACAGTCCCACCCATCCAACGATTCTACTGGTGACGACCTGGAATCGTGGTAAGCATTCCACTGTGTACGATCAAATCATTATAGATATAGGTAACGCGAAGAATATCCCTGTCGCAAACATCCAATCTGTTTGGAAAAACCGAACAGACACTAAAGGACCAAGTGGCAAACAAACCTTCAATGGGACTAGTGATCAGTGGCATCCAAATAATAAGGGGCATCAAGAAATTGCCAACATAATGTACAAGGCCATACAAAGTTATCTTAAATAA
- the argH gene encoding argininosuccinate lyase yields the protein MANIKEEFEKRDGTKFPGETYVEELLKPIFHDQREYLFGAMFAIHKAHTTMLIEQGILAPAEGTEILKGIKKVEQLDVSNLEYTPEYEDLFFLVESKVAEIIGEELAGKMHIAKSRNDMGETMYRIVIRDYLSTMVSEARILYEVILEKADQHKETVMPAHTHTQPAQPTTFGHYMVAIADNLFRDIERMERALSTVNKSPMGAAAITTTGFPINRERVAELLDFDGLVENSYDAIATGDYLIESAQVLISTMTNMGRWIQEFLRMASKEVGLLHVSDAYVQISSIMPQKRNPVSIEHSRALASSAASEGLAVIHMIHNTPYGDINDTEDDLQPHLYEGFQKGLRVIRLMTAVILTMEFNKVRAEQQARENMITITELADVLAREYGVSFRKAHYKASVIAKRATNIGKELYDIELEEINEWLEDIHITQQDWESIICPKSFVEKRKITGGPSPEIVKDMIERRKKACSK from the coding sequence ATGGCAAATATAAAAGAGGAGTTTGAAAAAAGAGATGGCACTAAGTTCCCGGGAGAGACTTATGTTGAAGAATTGTTAAAACCTATATTCCATGACCAACGTGAATATCTTTTTGGGGCCATGTTTGCCATTCATAAAGCTCATACAACGATGCTCATTGAACAGGGAATCTTAGCACCTGCAGAAGGAACAGAAATCCTCAAGGGGATCAAAAAAGTTGAACAACTAGATGTATCAAATCTGGAGTACACCCCAGAGTACGAGGACTTATTTTTCTTAGTCGAGTCCAAGGTTGCAGAGATTATTGGAGAAGAGTTGGCTGGCAAAATGCATATTGCAAAAAGCCGAAATGATATGGGCGAGACCATGTATCGAATTGTGATACGGGATTATTTAAGTACGATGGTTTCCGAAGCGAGAATTCTCTATGAAGTCATTCTCGAGAAAGCGGACCAGCATAAAGAAACGGTTATGCCTGCACATACTCATACACAGCCAGCCCAACCGACAACATTCGGACATTATATGGTTGCGATCGCTGATAATCTCTTTAGAGACATTGAGCGTATGGAACGTGCTTTGTCTACGGTAAATAAATCTCCAATGGGTGCAGCGGCGATTACGACAACAGGATTTCCTATTAATAGGGAACGAGTCGCAGAATTACTAGATTTCGATGGGTTAGTAGAGAATTCCTATGACGCCATTGCGACAGGGGACTACTTGATTGAGTCTGCACAGGTACTAATTAGTACCATGACCAATATGGGGAGATGGATACAAGAATTTTTACGAATGGCATCTAAAGAAGTAGGGTTACTTCACGTATCGGATGCCTATGTTCAAATAAGTAGTATCATGCCACAGAAACGAAATCCTGTGTCGATCGAACATTCAAGAGCACTGGCGAGCAGTGCTGCAAGTGAAGGATTGGCTGTTATTCACATGATTCATAACACTCCATATGGAGATATTAATGATACTGAAGACGATCTTCAGCCTCATTTGTATGAAGGGTTCCAAAAGGGCTTAAGAGTTATTCGACTTATGACAGCGGTAATTTTAACGATGGAATTCAATAAAGTAAGAGCAGAGCAACAGGCCAGAGAGAATATGATTACCATAACAGAACTTGCAGATGTACTCGCTCGAGAATATGGTGTTTCTTTTCGAAAGGCGCACTATAAGGCAAGTGTCATTGCGAAAAGAGCGACAAATATAGGGAAAGAATTATATGATATAGAGCTTGAAGAAATTAATGAATGGTTGGAGGATATCCACATAACACAACAGGATTGGGAAAGCATAATTTGTCCAAAATCATTTGTGGAGAAAAGGAAAATTACTGGAGGGCCGAGTCCGGAAATAGTAAAGGACATGATTGAGAGGCGTAAAAAAGCTTGCTCTAAATAG